A genomic stretch from uncultured Pseudodesulfovibrio sp. includes:
- the cdaA gene encoding diadenylate cyclase CdaA, with protein sequence MFELFGIQITWRVLLDIGLVAFIYYNLIVLVRGTRAAAVLYGMVVVLVIYYVSDLFNLYTLKTLLGEFLTSIFLIVVILFKTDIRKALASVGTKRFWTKSQVRDDTLEKLIRAVMSMSESNTGAIIVIEKNMPLGDIIERGIELDAKVNTELLETIFVPETPLHDGAVIVRRDRVVAAACILPLSSKLRGQPMYGTRHRAALGISEGSDAITVVVSEERGEVSVAMNGRLTTSLDEVRLMRVLRNALGR encoded by the coding sequence ATGTTTGAGCTTTTCGGAATTCAGATCACTTGGAGGGTCCTGCTCGATATAGGGCTGGTCGCCTTCATTTATTATAATCTCATTGTGCTCGTAAGGGGTACCAGAGCTGCTGCCGTTCTCTATGGAATGGTTGTCGTGCTGGTGATCTACTACGTGTCCGATCTGTTCAATTTGTATACTCTCAAAACTCTGCTCGGAGAGTTCCTGACATCCATATTTCTCATTGTGGTCATTTTGTTCAAGACGGACATTCGCAAGGCTCTCGCAAGCGTTGGTACCAAGCGATTCTGGACAAAATCCCAGGTTCGTGACGATACGTTGGAAAAATTGATTCGTGCTGTTATGAGCATGTCCGAAAGCAATACCGGCGCAATTATTGTTATTGAAAAGAATATGCCGCTTGGTGACATCATTGAGCGCGGTATCGAGTTGGATGCAAAGGTGAATACAGAGCTTCTTGAAACTATTTTTGTGCCTGAAACTCCCTTGCACGACGGAGCCGTTATAGTGCGTCGTGACAGGGTGGTTGCGGCTGCATGTATTTTGCCTTTGTCCAGCAAGTTGCGGGGGCAGCCCATGTACGGAACACGGCATCGGGCCGCACTCGGTATCAGCGAAGGCTCCGATGCCATCACCGTAGTTGTTTCTGAGGAGCGCGGTGAAGTCTCGGTGGCCATGAACGGACGCCTGACGACCAGTCTGGATGAAGTCCGCCTGATGCGTGTGCTCAGGAATGCACTGGGACGATAA
- a CDS encoding CdaR family protein, with product MRNWQTAILALALAVFTWFLVTGREVVESWVDMPVVMTNPPEGLIIEDGLVDKIQVRLRGPKGLVGNLATENLPYHVDVSNLKIGIQVVDIDASNIPLPSTYEIIEVKPNRLKLTVDRRVSKEIEVEAAWAGDLNPDYTLQEITAVPTRVVVRGPETVLRKISKARAVMKEDFPEDVPTSWAEDVGLELAPEIEASPGQVRVEAFFAPQTRQIWVKVPLEVHAPEGYKASVSQKFVRLLIEGPIYLFRDNEYRKDVGVSLLFASEMTPGKYDLDYDVILPDGCRLEKKNPETVTTLLKKQ from the coding sequence ATGAGAAATTGGCAGACAGCGATATTAGCTTTGGCTTTGGCCGTTTTTACCTGGTTTCTGGTAACAGGTCGCGAGGTCGTGGAGTCATGGGTAGATATGCCGGTTGTCATGACCAACCCTCCTGAAGGGCTCATCATTGAAGACGGACTTGTGGACAAAATCCAAGTGCGTCTTCGCGGCCCCAAAGGGTTGGTTGGTAACCTTGCAACGGAAAATCTACCATATCATGTTGATGTCAGTAATCTGAAGATAGGTATCCAGGTCGTGGACATCGATGCGTCCAACATTCCTCTGCCAAGCACATATGAAATCATTGAGGTCAAACCGAATCGTTTGAAGCTTACAGTTGATCGCCGGGTTTCAAAGGAAATCGAAGTCGAAGCAGCTTGGGCCGGAGACCTGAATCCTGATTACACTTTGCAGGAGATTACCGCAGTTCCCACTCGTGTTGTCGTACGCGGACCTGAAACCGTGCTGCGTAAAATATCCAAGGCTCGCGCAGTCATGAAGGAAGATTTTCCTGAGGATGTTCCAACCTCCTGGGCTGAAGATGTCGGGCTTGAGCTTGCGCCGGAGATAGAAGCGTCTCCTGGCCAGGTTCGGGTAGAAGCCTTCTTTGCGCCTCAGACTCGTCAAATATGGGTTAAAGTCCCGCTTGAAGTACACGCTCCAGAGGGATACAAGGCATCGGTCTCGCAGAAATTCGTACGCCTGTTGATCGAAGGGCCGATCTATCTCTTCCGTGACAATGAATATCGTAAGGATGTTGGAGTCAGTCTTCTGTTTGCAAGTGAAATGACACCTGGCAAATATGATCTGGACTATGACGTCATTCTTCCTGACGGGTGCCGGTTGGAAAAGAAGAATCCGGAAACCGTAACAACTCTTTTGAAAAAGCAATAG
- the glmM gene encoding phosphoglucosamine mutase — protein sequence MKQRLFGTDGLRGQGNIFPMTPEIALRLGLAAGQYFRNGHKHHRVVIGKDTRLSGYVFETALTSGLCANGMDVFLVGPMPTPAISFLTRNMRADLGVVISASHNPFMDNGIKFFDHNGFKLPDEVEDEISELVLNPDTKWDYPAAEDVGRAHRITDAPGRYIVYLKNSFSQSLTLDGLKIVLDCAHGAAYGVAPKVLEELGAEVVRIGVEPDGLNINQKCGSLYPEVISSVVIEEKADIGIALDGDADRLIVCDENGRILDGDQIMALSALELLEKGKLPKNMLVATVMSNMALELFMKDHGGTLLRTDVGDRYVVEAMRREGAILGGEQSGHLIYMDHSTTGDGLLAALQLLRLMREKDRPLSELAGLIEPFPQVLRNVHVKRKIPFGDAPEVQKAVGKVEAALKGKGRVLLRYSGTEAVCRVMVEGPDGDKVELYAADIVEVCEKHLK from the coding sequence ATGAAGCAGAGGCTTTTCGGTACTGACGGCCTACGCGGGCAGGGAAACATATTCCCCATGACACCGGAAATCGCGCTCAGGCTTGGCCTGGCGGCCGGTCAGTATTTTCGCAATGGACATAAACATCATCGCGTGGTTATCGGCAAGGACACCCGCCTTTCCGGGTATGTTTTCGAGACTGCGCTGACGAGTGGGCTGTGTGCCAACGGTATGGATGTGTTTTTGGTCGGTCCTATGCCGACGCCAGCCATTTCCTTTTTGACACGGAACATGCGTGCGGACCTCGGTGTCGTTATTTCCGCCTCACACAATCCGTTTATGGACAATGGCATCAAGTTCTTTGATCATAACGGTTTCAAACTTCCTGATGAGGTGGAAGACGAGATCAGTGAATTGGTCTTAAATCCTGACACAAAGTGGGATTACCCTGCCGCCGAAGACGTTGGCCGTGCACATCGTATCACTGATGCACCTGGCCGTTACATTGTGTATTTGAAGAATAGTTTTTCGCAGAGCCTTACTTTGGACGGCCTCAAGATCGTTCTTGATTGTGCCCATGGTGCGGCCTATGGCGTTGCTCCAAAGGTGCTTGAGGAGCTGGGAGCCGAAGTTGTCAGAATCGGTGTTGAACCCGACGGGTTGAACATCAACCAGAAGTGCGGTTCGCTTTACCCGGAAGTGATTTCCAGTGTCGTTATTGAAGAAAAAGCCGACATCGGTATTGCTTTGGATGGTGACGCTGACCGGCTTATCGTATGTGATGAGAATGGTCGTATTCTGGATGGTGACCAGATTATGGCTCTCTCCGCCTTGGAACTTCTGGAGAAGGGCAAACTCCCCAAGAACATGCTTGTGGCGACGGTCATGAGCAACATGGCTCTTGAGCTGTTCATGAAGGACCATGGAGGGACGTTGCTACGGACAGACGTGGGGGATCGGTACGTGGTTGAGGCCATGCGCCGCGAAGGGGCTATACTTGGTGGCGAACAATCAGGGCATCTCATTTACATGGACCATTCCACGACCGGAGACGGTCTGCTGGCTGCGTTGCAGTTGTTGCGCCTCATGCGGGAAAAAGACAGGCCGCTCTCGGAATTGGCCGGTTTGATAGAACCTTTTCCACAGGTTCTCAGGAATGTGCATGTGAAACGAAAAATTCCGTTTGGTGATGCTCCTGAGGTGCAGAAAGCCGTGGGTAAAGTCGAGGCTGCTCTGAAAGGCAAGGGTCGTGTTTTGTTACGCTATTCCGGTACAGAGGCTGTGTGTCGTGTCATGGTTGAAGGACCGGACGGAGACAAGGTTGAGCTGTACGCAGCCGACATTGTTGAAGTCTGCGAAAAGCATTTGAAATAA
- the galU gene encoding UTP--glucose-1-phosphate uridylyltransferase GalU, which yields MEIKKVIIPVAGWGTRSLPATKNVPKEMLPIFRKPIVQYIVEEGIDAGLTDVVFITNQNKTIIEDHFDRNFLLEQLLERAGKTKLLEEVRRVASLVNVIGVRQKEQLGLGHAVLSAREICKNEAFAVMLGDDLMFGVNTGIGELLRAAKATGKAVVGVIEVPEEKVSRYGVIKGEELGNGTYRVTSLVEKPPKEEAPSNLAIIGRYVLLPEIFDILEGQKAGVGGEIQLTDALQGLADQDKLIAVKLGGQRFDAGDWVEYLTANIYFALHDEELRDDLVKRLLELLPCGGKGA from the coding sequence ATGGAAATCAAAAAAGTCATTATCCCTGTCGCTGGTTGGGGTACTCGCTCACTTCCGGCCACTAAGAATGTCCCTAAAGAAATGCTGCCCATTTTCCGCAAGCCCATTGTGCAATACATCGTGGAGGAAGGCATCGATGCGGGGCTGACCGATGTGGTGTTTATCACCAACCAGAACAAGACCATCATTGAAGACCATTTTGACCGGAACTTTTTGCTTGAGCAATTGTTGGAACGGGCTGGGAAGACCAAGCTGCTTGAGGAAGTCAGACGTGTCGCCTCTTTGGTCAATGTTATCGGTGTACGGCAAAAAGAACAGCTCGGCCTGGGACATGCTGTCCTTTCGGCCCGTGAAATTTGCAAGAATGAAGCCTTTGCCGTCATGCTTGGTGATGATCTCATGTTTGGCGTGAACACTGGAATCGGTGAATTGCTCCGTGCGGCCAAGGCCACAGGCAAAGCTGTGGTCGGTGTTATCGAAGTACCTGAAGAGAAGGTTAGTCGGTACGGTGTCATCAAAGGTGAAGAGTTGGGAAATGGTACGTATCGTGTGACCAGTCTGGTGGAAAAGCCTCCCAAGGAAGAGGCTCCGTCCAACCTGGCGATTATCGGGCGATATGTGCTGCTACCAGAGATATTTGATATCCTTGAAGGCCAGAAAGCCGGTGTTGGCGGTGAGATTCAATTGACTGACGCATTGCAGGGATTGGCGGATCAGGACAAGCTTATAGCTGTCAAACTCGGTGGTCAGCGTTTCGATGCTGGTGACTGGGTGGAATACCTGACCGCAAATATTTATTTTGCTCTTCATGACGAAGAACTGCGGGATGATCTCGTGAAACGGCTGTTGGAACTGCTGCCCTGTGGCGGGAAAGGTGCATGA